One part of the Synergistaceae bacterium genome encodes these proteins:
- a CDS encoding ABC transporter substrate-binding protein codes for MCKKMLFALAIALAVLTAWGSFHAATAAPRTDINLTIPSEMTSLDPYYTTALADLQILWQMYESLYYTQDDTTLAPRLAESHTLASDGRTYTFKLRKAKFHNGEPVTADDVVFSFQRAMKAPAMAMRVSPIESVRAVDPSTVEVKTKAVMTAALGYIVDIAILNKKAVEAAGDKFGTTVVDCGTGPYKVVKYDPSSRVELVAFDDYWRGAPAIKNVTYRIMPDTSSALIAFESGELDLVQIPLSNWAGIEESKKYTTVLAPENHISYLAFNISEKPFDNQKLRQAMACAVDKESIIIASYEGLAEPADFMLYPKYVADAPKDGVKYEYNPEKAKALMKEAGCADGIDVGPMIIIGSSYWPKIAQVLQQNFEEIGVTCSIQPMDTSAVIANMRKGTYGFGLMGLSLDRDFSYFSRLTHTRSAEVAAVKFRDPHIDELMDKGDVELDHAKRQAIYREANDYVQEICGFVPILYRSKPYAWSKNLNASLDLTFYFIYNFSWK; via the coding sequence ATGTGTAAAAAGATGCTCTTCGCGCTCGCAATCGCTCTCGCCGTTCTCACGGCGTGGGGTTCGTTCCACGCGGCGACGGCCGCGCCGAGGACCGACATCAACCTGACGATCCCCAGCGAGATGACCTCACTCGACCCGTACTACACGACGGCCCTCGCGGACCTTCAGATACTGTGGCAGATGTACGAAAGCCTGTACTACACCCAGGACGACACCACGCTTGCGCCGCGCCTCGCGGAGTCCCACACGCTGGCTTCGGACGGCAGGACGTACACCTTCAAACTTCGTAAGGCCAAATTTCACAACGGAGAGCCCGTGACGGCGGACGACGTGGTCTTTTCCTTCCAGCGGGCCATGAAAGCGCCCGCGATGGCGATGCGCGTCTCGCCCATCGAAAGCGTGCGCGCGGTGGATCCCTCCACGGTCGAGGTGAAGACGAAGGCCGTCATGACCGCCGCTCTGGGTTATATCGTCGATATCGCGATCCTGAACAAAAAGGCCGTCGAGGCGGCTGGGGACAAGTTCGGGACGACCGTCGTGGATTGCGGCACCGGCCCCTACAAGGTCGTGAAGTACGACCCCAGCAGCCGCGTCGAGCTGGTCGCGTTCGACGACTACTGGCGCGGCGCGCCGGCCATCAAAAACGTCACGTACCGCATCATGCCCGACACCTCCAGCGCGCTTATCGCCTTTGAGAGCGGCGAGCTGGATCTGGTGCAGATTCCGCTGTCGAACTGGGCCGGGATCGAGGAGAGCAAAAAATACACGACGGTGCTCGCTCCTGAGAACCACATCAGCTATCTGGCCTTCAACATCAGCGAGAAGCCCTTTGACAATCAGAAATTGCGCCAGGCGATGGCCTGCGCTGTGGATAAGGAGTCCATCATCATCGCGTCCTACGAGGGATTGGCGGAGCCCGCCGATTTCATGCTGTACCCGAAGTACGTCGCGGACGCGCCAAAGGACGGCGTCAAATACGAGTACAACCCCGAGAAGGCAAAGGCGCTCATGAAAGAAGCGGGCTGCGCCGACGGGATCGACGTGGGGCCCATGATCATCATCGGCAGCAGCTACTGGCCCAAGATCGCGCAGGTCCTCCAGCAGAATTTCGAGGAGATCGGCGTCACCTGCTCGATTCAGCCGATGGACACATCCGCCGTCATCGCGAATATGCGCAAGGGGACCTACGGCTTCGGGCTCATGGGACTCAGCCTCGACCGCGATTTCAGCTATTTTTCGCGGCTGACGCACACCCGCTCCGCCGAAGTGGCGGCCGTGAAGTTCCGCGACCCGCACATCGACGAGCTGATGGACAAGGGCGACGTGGAGCTCGACCACGCGAAACGTCAGGCGATCTACAGGGAAGCGAACGATTACGTGCAGGAAATCTGCGGGTTCGTCCCCATTCTCTACAGGTCGAAGCCCTACGCCTGGTCCAAAAACCTCAACGCCAGTCTGGATCTGACGTTCTACTTCATCTACAATTTCAGCTGGAAATAG
- a CDS encoding ATP-binding cassette domain-containing protein encodes MLHAVDDIDLKIMRGRTLGVVGESGCGKSTLGRVILRLIPHTDGDVRFEGESIIHYGKSQLREMRKRMQIIFQDPYSSLDPRMTVSELISEYMIVNRIFRTRREIDNRTAELMDTVGLAQRLTNAYPHELDGGRRQRIGIARALSLNPSFIVCDEPVSALDVSIQAQILNLLMDLQDDRGLTYMFITHNLSVVKHISDEIAVMYLGKCVERAPSRELFANPLHPYTKALIAAIPEPDIDVAAKESEVIRGEVTSPIEPPPGCRFASRCDFCSSACVNGDQELREAGEGHYVACALVKGKSEDV; translated from the coding sequence ATGCTCCACGCGGTTGACGACATCGACCTGAAGATCATGAGGGGCAGGACGCTGGGCGTCGTCGGCGAGTCCGGATGCGGAAAAAGCACGCTGGGCAGGGTCATCCTGCGCCTGATTCCCCACACGGACGGGGACGTGCGCTTCGAGGGCGAGAGCATCATCCATTACGGCAAGAGCCAGCTGCGGGAGATGCGGAAGAGGATGCAGATCATCTTTCAGGACCCCTATTCCAGCCTCGACCCGCGCATGACGGTCTCGGAACTCATTTCCGAGTACATGATCGTGAACCGGATATTCCGGACGCGGCGCGAGATCGACAACCGCACGGCGGAGCTGATGGACACGGTGGGGCTGGCGCAAAGGCTGACCAACGCCTATCCCCACGAGCTCGACGGGGGAAGACGGCAGCGCATCGGCATCGCCCGCGCTCTTTCTCTGAACCCGAGTTTCATCGTGTGCGACGAGCCGGTCTCGGCCCTGGACGTCTCCATACAGGCGCAGATACTCAACCTTCTGATGGATTTGCAGGATGACCGGGGACTGACCTACATGTTCATCACGCACAACCTGTCGGTCGTGAAACACATCTCCGATGAAATCGCCGTGATGTACCTGGGGAAGTGCGTCGAGCGCGCTCCTTCACGGGAGCTGTTCGCCAATCCCCTGCACCCCTATACGAAAGCTCTGATCGCCGCCATTCCGGAGCCGGATATCGACGTCGCGGCAAAGGAATCGGAGGTCATTCGAGGGGAGGTGACAAGCCCCATCGAACCACCGCCCGGATGTCGCTTCGCTTCCCGCTGCGATTTCTGTTCTTCCGCCTGCGTGAACGGGGATCAGGAACTCCGCGAAGCCGGAGAGGGGCATTACGTGGCCTGCGCGTTAGTGAAAGGAAAAAGCGAAGATGTATAA
- a CDS encoding ABC transporter ATP-binding protein, whose amino-acid sequence MEQKEYAMNDTLLHVENLSVIYKTDLETVRAVNGIDLSLKRGTTLGLVGETGAGKTTTALSLLRLLPERIGIVTGGKILFDGLDLLSLPMTEMRAIRGKRISMIFQDPMTSLNPVLTIGDQIAEALILHKYGGRHDRSVEEKVETVLSLVGIPPSRKNEYPHQFSGGMKQRVVIAIALACEPDLLIADEPTTALDVTIQAQVLKMMRDLKERLRTSMIMITHDLGVVARTCDDVAVMYAGEIIEYGTKADIFKGANHHPYTVGLFGSIPSIRSEAVRLNPIGGLMPDPTNLPPGCSFSPRCPQRVDVCDCVHPDDAILGTHRIRCHLFAGNSFDGNLFDERRDLREAQR is encoded by the coding sequence ATGGAACAGAAAGAGTATGCCATGAACGACACGCTGCTTCACGTCGAAAACCTCAGCGTCATCTATAAGACCGACCTCGAAACGGTCCGGGCGGTGAACGGCATCGACCTTTCGCTGAAACGCGGGACAACCCTCGGCCTGGTGGGAGAAACCGGCGCGGGAAAGACGACGACCGCCCTTTCTCTGCTTCGCCTGCTGCCGGAGCGTATCGGAATCGTGACGGGAGGGAAAATACTGTTTGACGGGCTGGACCTCCTGTCCCTGCCGATGACTGAAATGCGCGCCATCAGGGGAAAACGGATATCCATGATTTTTCAGGACCCCATGACCAGCCTGAACCCGGTGCTGACCATCGGCGACCAGATCGCGGAGGCGCTCATTCTGCATAAATACGGCGGAAGGCACGACAGGAGCGTCGAGGAGAAGGTCGAGACCGTCCTCTCACTTGTTGGCATACCGCCGTCGCGGAAGAATGAGTACCCGCATCAGTTCTCCGGCGGGATGAAACAGCGCGTGGTCATCGCCATCGCGCTCGCCTGCGAGCCGGACCTGCTGATCGCGGACGAGCCCACGACGGCGTTGGACGTCACGATTCAGGCGCAGGTGCTCAAGATGATGCGCGACCTCAAAGAGCGCCTGAGAACCTCAATGATCATGATCACGCATGACCTTGGCGTCGTGGCGCGCACCTGCGACGACGTGGCGGTGATGTACGCGGGCGAGATCATCGAATACGGAACGAAAGCGGACATCTTCAAAGGGGCGAATCACCACCCCTACACCGTCGGGCTCTTCGGCTCCATCCCCTCCATCCGATCGGAAGCCGTGCGGCTCAACCCGATCGGCGGACTCATGCCGGACCCCACGAACCTCCCCCCGGGCTGCTCCTTCTCTCCCCGCTGCCCCCAGCGCGTGGATGTCTGCGACTGCGTCCATCCCGACGACGCAATCCTGGGAACGCACAGGATTCGCTGTCATCTCTTCGCTGGAAATTCCTTCGACGGAAATCTCTTCGATGAAAGGAGGGATTTGCGTGAGGCGCAACGTTGA
- a CDS encoding ABC transporter permease, giving the protein MESERAKLKKQSVFKELWRRYRKNPAAMAGLVFVVILIVCVILGDVIAPYKSAISQNVRQRLQTPSAAHFFGTDDLGRDEFARVVHGARSSLALGVVTTLIALSVGGVLGSAAGYFMGRIDDVIMRLMDVLTSIPSLLLSLAVVSALGPGVRNLIAAITISRVPAFVRIVRSAVLTIADQEFIEAALAGGSGDARVILRHVIPNALGPIIVQATMSISQLILQAASLSFLGMGVQPPRPEWGAMLNEAREFMRVAPHMMIFPGMAIVLSALSFNLVGDGLRDVLDPKLKN; this is encoded by the coding sequence ATGGAAAGCGAAAGGGCGAAACTCAAAAAACAGAGCGTTTTCAAGGAACTGTGGCGGCGCTACAGGAAAAATCCGGCGGCGATGGCGGGTCTCGTCTTCGTCGTCATCCTGATCGTCTGCGTCATCCTGGGCGACGTTATCGCGCCCTACAAGTCCGCCATCTCCCAAAACGTCAGGCAGCGTCTGCAAACGCCGTCCGCTGCTCACTTTTTCGGCACGGACGACCTGGGGAGGGACGAGTTCGCCCGCGTGGTTCACGGCGCGCGGTCGTCCCTCGCCCTCGGAGTGGTCACGACGCTTATCGCGCTGTCCGTGGGCGGGGTGCTGGGCTCGGCGGCGGGGTATTTCATGGGGCGCATCGACGACGTGATCATGCGTCTGATGGACGTTCTCACGTCCATTCCCAGCCTCCTGCTCTCCCTCGCCGTCGTCTCGGCGCTGGGCCCCGGCGTCCGAAACCTCATCGCCGCGATCACGATTTCGCGCGTGCCGGCCTTCGTCCGCATCGTGCGGTCCGCCGTGCTCACCATCGCGGATCAGGAGTTCATCGAGGCGGCGCTGGCGGGAGGGTCGGGCGACGCCCGCGTCATTTTGCGGCATGTCATCCCCAACGCGCTGGGCCCCATCATCGTGCAGGCGACCATGAGCATTTCCCAGCTCATCCTCCAGGCCGCCAGCCTGAGCTTTCTGGGGATGGGCGTGCAGCCGCCCCGCCCGGAGTGGGGCGCGATGCTGAACGAGGCGCGGGAGTTTATGCGCGTCGCCCCTCACATGATGATCTTTCCCGGCATGGCCATCGTCCTCTCGGCGCTGTCCTTCAACCTGGTCGGCGACGGCCTGCGCGACGTACTCGACCCCAAGCTGAAGAACTGA
- a CDS encoding ABC transporter permease: MYRYVIKRLLLIIPILVGVCFIVFFISSLTPGDPATLILGTSAEQSAIDALNHELGYDRPLLVRFARYIYDLIFRLDMGKSYRSQIPVIDVILRRAPTSIIIAFNGMLCACLIGIPLGVLSAVRQYAAVDTLSTTTAMFFAAVPSFWLGMILMYIFSLKLGILPSNGVDSWRHYILPMFAIGLPFAAHQLRFTRSTMLESVRQDYVRTARAKGASERVVIWKHALKNALLPVITITGINFGGLLGGAMITETVYSIPGLGMLLVTSIKTKDIPVVMGTTLFLAVFFCLIMLAVDLMYAFVDPRIKAKYTK, encoded by the coding sequence ATGTATCGATACGTTATCAAACGGCTTTTGCTAATTATTCCCATCCTCGTCGGCGTGTGCTTCATCGTGTTTTTCATCAGCTCGCTTACGCCGGGAGATCCCGCCACGCTGATCCTGGGAACGTCGGCGGAGCAGTCGGCCATCGACGCGCTGAATCACGAACTCGGGTACGACAGGCCGCTTCTGGTTCGTTTCGCCCGTTATATCTATGACCTCATTTTCCGCCTGGACATGGGAAAATCTTACAGGAGCCAGATACCGGTCATCGACGTGATCCTCCGGCGCGCGCCCACGTCGATCATCATCGCGTTCAACGGGATGCTCTGCGCGTGCCTGATCGGGATTCCCCTGGGCGTGCTCTCCGCCGTCAGGCAGTACGCTGCGGTCGACACCCTTTCCACCACGACGGCCATGTTCTTCGCGGCCGTTCCGTCCTTTTGGCTGGGCATGATCCTCATGTACATCTTCTCGCTCAAGCTCGGAATCCTGCCGAGCAACGGCGTCGACAGCTGGCGGCACTACATCCTCCCCATGTTCGCCATCGGCCTCCCCTTCGCGGCGCATCAGCTCCGCTTCACGCGCTCCACCATGCTGGAGTCCGTCCGTCAGGACTACGTGCGCACGGCGCGGGCGAAAGGCGCCAGCGAGCGCGTCGTTATCTGGAAGCACGCCCTTAAGAACGCGCTGCTCCCCGTCATCACCATCACGGGCATCAACTTCGGCGGCCTGCTGGGGGGCGCGATGATCACCGAGACGGTCTATTCGATCCCCGGCCTCGGGATGCTTCTCGTCACCAGCATCAAGACGAAAGATATCCCCGTCGTCATGGGGACAACGCTCTTCCTCGCCGTCTTTTTCTGCCTCATCATGCTGGCGGTCGACCTGATGTACGCCTTCGTCGACCCGCGCATCAAGGCGAAGTACACGAAGTGA